The Pseudalkalibacillus hwajinpoensis DNA window TTAATAATCGGATTAAAGCAGCGTACTGAATCAACAATGCGTAAAGGATTGATCATTGCTTTTATATTTGTAAGCCTTCAGGCACTAAGTGGAATCCTTGTAGTTGTTTCTAATCTTAATCTCTTTCTGGCTCTCTTCCACGGTTTATTTATTTCTGGACTTTTTACTGTCCTGTTATATCTCGTCATGCTCTCTCTCAGAAGTGCACGACAATAGGAAAAAGCTGCGCAGCTGCGCAGCTTTTTCCTATTCACTCATTTCAAGTAAGAGATCACCTGTTTCAATACCTTCTCCATTCGATACGTGAATATCTTTAATAACTCCACTTCTAGTAGCTTGTACTGTTGTTTCCATCTTCATTGCTTCTGTAATCATCAAGTGATCACCTTTGTTCACTCGTTCGCCTTTTTCTACAAGTACCTTAATAACTGTTCCAGGCATCGTTGCACCGATGTGATTTGCATTGGTTCGATCTGCCTTCTGTTTAGCACTAACAGCCGTTTTGATATTTTCATCTTTAATCACTACTTCACGGGGCTGGCCATTCAACTCAAAATAGAGAGTGCGTTTCCCTTCAAGATTCGGCTCGCCAATTGAGACAAGCTTAACGATAAGGGTTTTTCCTTGCTCGATTTCTACTTCGACCTCTTCACCAAGACGCATTCCATAAAAGAATGTTGGTGTATCAAGAACAGAAATGTCTCCAAACATGTCTCTTACATCTTCATATTCAAGGAATACTTTTGGATATAATGCGTATGAAATCAAGTCATGGCTGGTTACCTGGCGATTAAATTTGTGATAAAGCGTTTCTTTTAAATCTGTAAAATTAACAGGCTCAAGTAGCTCACCAGGTCGTGTGGTAATCGGCTCTCGCCCTTTAAGAATAATCCGTTGTAGTTCTTTTGGGAATCCCTGATACGGTTGACCGAGATAACCCTGGAACAATTCTACAACGGAATCAGGGAAATCGAGTGATTCACCACGTTCGTACACATCATCTTCTGTTAAACTGTTTTGAACCATGTACAGCGCCATATCTCCTACTACTTTTGAGGATGGTGTTACCTTAACGAGATCGCCAAACATTTCATTCACTCGTCGGTACATTCTTTTCACTTCATCCCACCGATCACCTAGTCCTACTCCCTTTGCTTGCTGTTGCAGGTTACTATACTGTCCACCTGGCATTTCATGTTCATATACTTCTGTATGAGGAGCTGTCATCCCACTTTCAAAACCACCGTAGTACTTCCTAGTATCTTCCCAGTAGTGCGAAAGCTCTTCAAGCGCTTTAATGTTAATATCCGGCTGTCTATCAGAGCCATCCATCGCATAGTAAAGTGAGTTTGCACTTGGCTGTGACGTTAGTCCAGCCATCGAACTAACAGCTACATCAACTATATCAACACCCGCTTCGATCGCTTTGGCATATGTATAAATACCATTACCGCTTGTATCATGCGTATGAAGATGAATTGGAATTGAAACTGTCTGCTTCAAGGCTGAAACAAGCTCATAGGCAGCCTGAGGCTTTAATAATCCTGCCATATCTTTAATTCCAAGAATGTGTGCACCAGCAAGCTCTAACTCTTTAGCAAGACGCTGGTAATAAGAAAGATCATATTTTATTTTAGAAGAATCTGTAATATCTCCTGTATAACAGATAGAAGCCTCTGCTACTTTGCCTGTTTCACGAACAGCATCGATCGCTTTTGTCATACCTTCAACCCAGTTCAGGCTATCAAAAATTCGGAAAACATCAATTCCTGCATCTGCAGATTTTTCAACAAATTCACGAATCAAATTGTCGGGGTAGTTTTTGTACCCTACTGCATTCGACGCTCTCAATAGCATCTGGAACATTACATTGGGAACCTGTTTCCTGAGCTTAATCAAGCGATCCCATGGGTCTTCCTTTAAGAAGCGAAGGGATACATCGAACGTAGCTCCACCCCACATTTCCATCGAAAACAGTTCAGGAAGCATGCGTGCTGTAGGCTCTGCAATATGGAATAAATCTGTTGTTCGAACTCTGGTTGCAAGAAGGGACTGATGACCATCACGGAAAGTGGTGTCAGTCAACAACGTTCTCTTCTGCTCTTTCACCCAATTAACTAGTCCTTCAGGTCCCTGTTCATCAAGAATTTGCTTCGTACCTTTAGGGATTTCCTCACTGTATTTCAAATGAGGTACTCTTCGTTTTGAGAACGCCGGCTTTTTCTTCTTATCAAGACCTGGGAATCCATTTACCGTAATATTCCCAATATAAGAAAGCATCTTTGTTCCACGGTCTTTTCGCTTAGGAAAGACAAAAAGCTCAGGAGAAGAATCAATAAATGACGTGTCATACACTCCTGATCTAAAGTTTTCATGCTTCATTACGTTCTCTAGAAACGCAATGTTCGTCTTAATTCCTCTAATCCTAAATTCTTTTAAGTTTCTGACCATTTTGGATGAAGCCTGGTCAAAACTCAGGGCCCATGTTGAAAGTTTAACAAGGAGCGAATCGTAATAAGGTGTTATAACAGCCCCCTGATAAGCATTCCCCGCATCGAGACGGACACCGAACCCGCCACCAGAGCGATATGCCATTAATTTACCTGTATCAGGCATGAAATTGTTTTCCGGGTCCTCTGTTGTGACACGACACTGGATCGCAAAGCCATGACAATCTATTTCATCCTGTGATGGAATGCCGAGCCTTTCCCCGTGAAGGTGCTCGCCTTCAGCGATTAGAATTTGCGATTGGACGATATCAATCCCTGTAATCATTTCCGTAATTGTATGCTCTACTTGAACACGTGGATTAACTTCAATAAAGTAAAAATCACCTGATTGATTGACAAGAAATTCAACAGTACCTGCGTTTACATACTGGACGTTTTCCATTAACGTAACAGCTGATTGGCAAATTTCTTCACGTGCCTGTTCACTTAGAGATACGCTCGGCGCCACTTCTACGACTTTTTGATGACGCCGTTGTACAGAGCAATCGCGTTCATAAAGATGCAGGGTATTACCATGTTTATCTCCAAGAATCTGGACTTCGATATGTTTAGGATTTTCAACAAATTTCTCAACATAAATTTCATCTCGTCCAAACGCTGCCTTGGCTTCTGATTTTGCCCGCTCATAAGCATCCGCTAAAGCTTCCTCACTTCTAACAATTCTCATACCTCTTCCACCACCACCAAGGGCAGCTTTTATCATTAAAGGATAACCATTTTGCTCAGCAAATTGCCTTACATCATCAAGTCCTTCTACTGGCCCATCCGTACCAGGGATAACGGGCAATCCGGCTAGAATAGCTTGCTTTCTTGCTTCCACCTTATCACCAAACATACGAAGATGTTCAAGCTCAGGACCAATGAAGATGATACCTTCTTCTTGACATCGTTTTGCAAATTGAAGGTTTTCAGAAAGGAAACCATATCCAGGGTGAATCGCATCAATATGATTGGCTTTCGCAATTTCAATAATCCCTTCGATATCGAGATAAGCATCAATAGGCTTTTTGTCTTCACCGACAAGATATGCTTCATCCGCTTTATAACGATGATACGAACCACTGTCTTCCTTTGAATAGATCGCTACTGTACGGATATCTAATTCTGTACAAGCACGAAAGATTCGAATAGCAATTTCTCCTCGGTTGGCAACTAGAATTTTTTTGATTGCTGTCATGTAAGTTCCTCCTCAAGCTAAGTCAAAGTTCCATTTGAACTGCATTATCTTTCTTGG harbors:
- the pyc gene encoding pyruvate carboxylase; translated protein: MTAIKKILVANRGEIAIRIFRACTELDIRTVAIYSKEDSGSYHRYKADEAYLVGEDKKPIDAYLDIEGIIEIAKANHIDAIHPGYGFLSENLQFAKRCQEEGIIFIGPELEHLRMFGDKVEARKQAILAGLPVIPGTDGPVEGLDDVRQFAEQNGYPLMIKAALGGGGRGMRIVRSEEALADAYERAKSEAKAAFGRDEIYVEKFVENPKHIEVQILGDKHGNTLHLYERDCSVQRRHQKVVEVAPSVSLSEQAREEICQSAVTLMENVQYVNAGTVEFLVNQSGDFYFIEVNPRVQVEHTITEMITGIDIVQSQILIAEGEHLHGERLGIPSQDEIDCHGFAIQCRVTTEDPENNFMPDTGKLMAYRSGGGFGVRLDAGNAYQGAVITPYYDSLLVKLSTWALSFDQASSKMVRNLKEFRIRGIKTNIAFLENVMKHENFRSGVYDTSFIDSSPELFVFPKRKDRGTKMLSYIGNITVNGFPGLDKKKKPAFSKRRVPHLKYSEEIPKGTKQILDEQGPEGLVNWVKEQKRTLLTDTTFRDGHQSLLATRVRTTDLFHIAEPTARMLPELFSMEMWGGATFDVSLRFLKEDPWDRLIKLRKQVPNVMFQMLLRASNAVGYKNYPDNLIREFVEKSADAGIDVFRIFDSLNWVEGMTKAIDAVRETGKVAEASICYTGDITDSSKIKYDLSYYQRLAKELELAGAHILGIKDMAGLLKPQAAYELVSALKQTVSIPIHLHTHDTSGNGIYTYAKAIEAGVDIVDVAVSSMAGLTSQPSANSLYYAMDGSDRQPDINIKALEELSHYWEDTRKYYGGFESGMTAPHTEVYEHEMPGGQYSNLQQQAKGVGLGDRWDEVKRMYRRVNEMFGDLVKVTPSSKVVGDMALYMVQNSLTEDDVYERGESLDFPDSVVELFQGYLGQPYQGFPKELQRIILKGREPITTRPGELLEPVNFTDLKETLYHKFNRQVTSHDLISYALYPKVFLEYEDVRDMFGDISVLDTPTFFYGMRLGEEVEVEIEQGKTLIVKLVSIGEPNLEGKRTLYFELNGQPREVVIKDENIKTAVSAKQKADRTNANHIGATMPGTVIKVLVEKGERVNKGDHLMITEAMKMETTVQATRSGVIKDIHVSNGEGIETGDLLLEMSE